Below is a genomic region from Doryrhamphus excisus isolate RoL2022-K1 chromosome 16, RoL_Dexc_1.0, whole genome shotgun sequence.
TTGGTTCTAGTTGTTGTAAAGGTCAGATGGTTTTATATGTATTTCCGCattatgtgtgttcatgtgttgatATGCACAGCAAcacttttttggaaaatgaggttacATTTCAGGGGGTGTATGTCTCCAAGTCTTGTACCCCCTTACTCTCATCCAAAAAtttgctttgaaaaaaaatcttaagcAACGTTATTGTAGTCATCCAGATGGTTTGAAGCTACCTCACGCTGAaaaacatactgaaaaatgtacAGATGACCACAAACAATCTTACCACCATGCAAATCCAATATGGTCATCTATGCTTTTGGGTTGCTCTCTTCTGAAGGTGCTATGAGTTCTGTAATTTAGTCTCTACCGAAACACCACCcatcacccccccaaccccacccttAATTCCCACTTGCCTCAcgccacacactcacactccaCCCTGGAGGAAGTGTACCGTCGGGTTAAGACAGGTGAAGACCGGGCTACTTCAAGACCACCACTGAAGTCCACACACCAAAGCTGAACCAAGTGTCCCGATAACAACCAGGGTGggacgtctgtgtgtgtgtgagggtgtgtacatttttttaaattaattttattatgatccgttttgtttttgttacacTTCTTATTGATGTAAATTGGAAATAAAAGGAAAACAGAATGAAGAAGCGtatttttgtttgacttttcaaTAAAAGTATCACAGGCGTGGAATGGTTTCTtccttcttttaaaaaaaaacattcaggtgGTATGCTAAGTAAAACCATATTTTTATTAGCTAAGGTGAGCTTTACAGTAAGCATTTGTGACTGTGACTCACTAGTGTATTTTAACACAGGTGAATGTAAACTACAGTACTGTATTGGTTCTCCTGTTTGAGGGTGTGGCGGTTTGCTATTTTAACAAATAACAGTACATCAGACAAGCTAATCAGTGACTTGTACTCTACTCCAGTGTTTTTCATCCACTGGTGTGTGGGAAATTATCCAATTTGTGTGCCTGTTTGGTCTAACGCCTGGCAGAGTAATGATGTAGTACTCTTCCGTACCAGTAAGCGGCAGCAGCAACATCAGCAGGTAATCTAATTGCCTTGTGCTTTGAGACAAGCGAATTAGTGACGCATGGATGTAGCTACAGGTGGCTAACAGGACGACAGTGAAAATGATGGATACGTTTTTGAAGAGGAAAAATACTGACTCAGAACTGGACCCTGGACAAAATCCGGACCCAGATGAAGGCCCTAGTATGAGTGGAGGTCAAAAGAAAGCAAAGACGTCCAGCAAAGTTTTTGGCGCGAGGCAATACAACGAAAGCTAGCTTtcatttggatttatttttactttactatGGTCCCAAGTACGCTTAAACTCCATctccaaaaaacacaattcacttcaaaacaaaaatgtggagTATTTTGTTCGCCTGCGTGAACACACGGAGAAACAAGCAACTTTCATGACAGAAACCGCAAAGGTAAAGGAGAGAGCCCTTTAAGCTAGCTACCACGTCACTGAACTTGTGGCTAAAGCGAAAAAAGTCCCACACTGTAGCAGAGCAATTAATACTTCCGGCCTTTGGAAAGGGCGGGAAGCTATCTCATTGGAAATGAGATAGCTAAAGAAATAGCCAAAGTTCCCCATCTTGGCCAACAAAGCTATTTTGAAATGGCTCCCATTTTCCACAACATACCTGTGTGAGGTGAGCTTTTCAAGCCTGACTGctgtaaaaactaaaaacagagaaagacagagagcCGTGGAGGAAGAACTTCGTGTGTGTCTTTCATCGATTCCTGCCAGGATATCAGCTCTGTGTTCATCCAAACAGGCCCAGGTTTCACACTGAGTGAGTATAAATATGATTGATTATAAAATACTTTGTTTATTTGATTCCTATTCAATACGTTATAACGTCATTCTTCAttgttaaaaaacacatatattaacaatataacacatattgttaatataagcttttttttcatattttcagcttttttttacagattttttgtGCCTTGGctcaaaaaaagttgaaaaaacactGCTCTACTCTGTACCATGGCCTGCTTCCTCTCCAGACACACCCAAGCAATACAATCTTCACTAAAGGCTTCACAGTGAACAAGTGTGAACAGTgtgttgctatttttttttttataaagataTTCCATTTTTACTAAGAAAAAGATGGACTATAACTAAAACATGAATAGAATGATACTGTGAAGTAGGCCTAACCAATACAGTAATGCAGTGCTGCCTTCGTGGGTCTTTATATTTGATACTGCGTGAAAAAGTGAGTTGCCGTATTACAACCATTTTCAAAATGACTGCCATCACTTTGACTGTTTGACAAATTATGGGaatcatttaaaaattatttcaatacattttattgacaaacatgagaaaaattgGCGATATCACGTGATTAATGAGTCATGACATGAGCTCTGTAAAGAGCGACTGATTGACATGGTCAGTCGGTCGTTCCTCAGGGCGTGGTAGTGATGGACTGCCGTTGAGCCCAAGTTGGCGAAGGTGACCACTCAGGAAGTAGAAAGGCACGTGTGTGATTCTTCCAGTGGACCAACACTAAGGATGGAAGGACTTGATACAGTGAGTCTGTTATTGCACGAAAATTGAATACGAGAATCGTGACAATGACTGACCACAGTGAGAAGAGCCCCGTTCTGAAAGTTTGGGTGGAACTGCATCAGTCTTGGTTCTGCACCAGGATCTCCTTGAACAAAACCACTAAGTAAAGGAAGTAGAAATCTAGATTAATACTTGGTTACAGCACACCAgtatgcaatacaatgcagATGAAAACACCTACCATGGCAAAAGTTCAAAAATAGGCTTTGTTCTGGTCTTAAACACAGCAATGATCGCAGGTCGGGCTGCTTGTGGATCACCTGAAAGGCCATGCAGAACTTAGAAATGGGTACATGCACGAGATTAAGGTGTAATTAAACTCTATCAAGGATCAGAATACACACTAAATTACCTTATTCTGGCTAATGTCATTCACAaatatatatgtcatattttgagCGATATCAATATGATGCTGATGTCATTATAGAGTAAATATGAACAAAGACCTTTGAGAAGCACAGCAAGTCTCTCTCCTCTCGGGTCCCAGGTCAGGGACTGGATCTCCCCACCAACACTGCACAGGTCAAACTTCCAGGGTCAAGTACTTACAAGTACAGCATTGTGTAGGTTGTTCTAGAAGGCTTGTTTGCTACACTATTTAAGAAAAAGAAATCAAGCGATCTTACATGATGTCTCCCTCTGGTGTGTTAAAGGTCGTCTCTGATAGGTCAGCCACCACTGCTGCTGCTTGCGGCCCCCCTTTGGATGTGCACGTGGGTACACCTGTCAAATAATCAGGAAATCACAGCAGATGCAATTCAGAAGCAATTACTGCAACAACTGTAAAATATCAGTTTGATTGCAAAGACAATTGTGTTGACTTTCTTTGACACTGCTCCTATTGAGTTGAAATGAACCTGGTGTGTCAGTGAAGGTCAAGGCGTAGATGACAGTTTCTCCTTGTACAGTGAAGAGAAGTCGACTCCCATCTGGACTCCAACAACCAGACTAAAGGTGGTTTGCAAaagttaaacatttaaaatcatTGTCTCTTTAAAACATGGTGGCAATGATCACCTGACAACGGCCTTTTAAACACGGCCAACGTTCACACGTCCACATTCTGGTCTCCCAGACCCTGAAAAATAACATACCCCTTAACAGCCCTGTACTTAGTATCACCGTATGCAATGTCAACAAAGCTGCGTACATGGAAATGCGCTATTCcagtataaaaaatgtaaatactgcATCTCTAACCTGAAGACAGCAGATGGTGTCGAGGCAAGAAGACGGCTGCCGTCAGTGGACCAAGAGAGGAAGCTCACCCCACCCCCTCCAACACGCTGGAGGGGCACACAGCTCTCTGCTGCAACATCCCACACCTGAAAGAGGCCTGGTAATGTAGCAGTTTCACTCCATGATAAACGATGACTGAGCCACCTACCATCATTGCTGTGTCCATAGGCGAGGCAGACACAAGGAGAGAGCCACTTGGCGACCAAGCGATGGAAGTGACTGGAGAGTGCCCGGGATGAGACAAAACTTGTGCGCATCCAGATGAAGGCCTATTCAATAAGAAGTTCCATGATCACGAATAAGTGATGCTGTGATGCAGAGTGACTGTTTACATACCTGGTGGATAGTGAGCACGGGTCCACGTTCCAGACCAGCAAACAGTTCTGGCAAGCCACTGCAAGGCCAGACGCACACAACGGCTTCCACTGCAACGCTGCTACGCTCCGCTGAAGACGGTGCTTCAGGGTGGGAGTTGTAGCACTTGAGGTAATCAATACAAAAGTACGAAGATTTGATTCTCTCTCAAGGTGCCAATTACAACACTACAAACATGTTTCACTGCTAATCAATATCCGTGTTTATCAATTTGCAAAAGAGATGTGTCACCTTTTGGGATTGTAGATCTTAATGGAGTCGTCCAGCAGGGCAACGGCAAATTTATCAGCATGGGGATGCCAGGCGAAGGCTCGCACCACACAGTCCAACCTGACAAAATATTTGTTTGGATGTTTATTTACATAACGTACAGTCTTAATGACATACtcataatgtgtttttgtcttccaCTTATCTAACTACAACTTCAATAAAAAGTTTAATACTAAAATACactgacagtcaatagaaactttgaggccatatttttcaaaataatttttatttagaaGCCCTGAGCTGGATTTTTCTCATTGGAGTCATTTGTTTAGGATATTGGCATACAGAAACACAAATGTAACCTAATGTTGCAACCAGATGTAGCCATCCTGGTCCGGAGTTGTCACTCTTTCTCACCCTGGATGCAGTCTATCGTCAACAGAGCCCATATCCAGAGATGTTGATCATGTGATAGACGTGCCGCTCACTGGACTAACATTGCTGGAATTTTAGGTGACTTTATAtaggcctccaaaaccaatcctcAAATGAATCATTATCTCAACTACGAAGTCAACAGTAAAGTACAATCACAACCCTTCTACAAGTAGAAATATGCTTACATTTCTAGCGCAAACTAGAATACTAATGTACTAAACACTCAACTCACCAGTTTAATGCTTGTGAAAACTCTGCAATCATGTTCTCGTTGCTCAACTACATACCACACCACAAACAAAAAGCACAGTTCAACTTAATGGACTGAACATCATTTCATCCGGAGTGTACTTTATTTGAATGATCAGGCAGGGCTTACCGTGAGATGAGGAAACAAAGATCCATGAAAGGAAGAGATCTTCTGCAATAATGCCAGAATGCAGCCGGAACTCACTGACAACCATTTAGGTACTGTGGGAGAGAGCATCCAGGTTTCTATACAATGtacattactgtactgtactgataTAAACCATGGCTCAGAATGGCTTGGACCAGTGATTCTCAACGTATTGTTGCTGAACTAACCATGAAGCTTGTTTTGTACTCGCACACAGCGATATTTTACACTACCTCAAATTCAAATGTCTCAGAATAACTTTGTAAAATCTCCTGCACATGTGTGTTACGTGGAGCGTAGATTATATGCTCGGAGCAGGAAGAGAGCGGGATATAATGTTGGCAAAACATTCAAAAATTAGTGCCCTGGCTTAGGCAATGTACGTACCTTCTTCATGGGAGTTTGTTATTTCATTCAGTAGTCCCGTGAAACCACCATCACGCctgaataacaaacaaatacacattttaaaccaAAATGATATGACCAAAACATCATTTCCCCTAACAACATGTAAAGGTGGTATCCATTCAATGGTAAAAAGAATTCTTTGGCCAGTCATGAAcagggaaaatatattttagggTTTGACAATACACTtgatggcacatgtgtgtcttTTTCGCATACCAAGCTGCTGCGCTCCTCATCCATAATGTCTCCGAGTGATCCAGGAAGGCCGCCTTGCTGCTGTTCTCAGTGCGACTGTGCAACTTCAGGGACTCTCTGGGAAAGTACAAACTCAGAGGACTCGACTCCTGCGGACGACATGAGAAGAATCACTAAATAATTCTAACGCATGATGCAATGAAGGTAAACACAACGTATACAACTTCCCCATATATTCATCAAAACAGTCATTCTTTGGTGGGTATTAATATTcacatgttttaatttaaagACAATACCCAAGATGAGAATCTGTGTGATGTCTAGATACCACCAGTAAGCATTTTACGCTAACAGATATAAAGCAAGGGAACTATGTATGTGAGTCTACCAGACCTGTTCCAGTCGCTCCTCCGGGGTGCTCCCCGATAGCAGCTCGTTgttggactcacacaaagtCGCGTGTCCGGAGGGAAGCGGAGGGGGGAACAAGGCCAGAGAGCACATCTTTGGACCCAGAACTCTACAATAAGAGGTTAGAGCAGTTTTTTAGAGCCGCAAACTGCTAACGCTACTGCTATGTTAGCACTGTTAGCGGGCTAACTCAGGCTAACTACAACGATGCCAACATCGTTTTGCTAACAACGGTACGTTCTTTTTCTGTGATACTTTTACATTACTTCCGCTAGGTCAAATGTCGCTCTCTCTTTGTAAGTGTTTTcgtaaataaaacaatttcttGACACTTTAGGTTCCCTATTTGACTTGAATCCCGCCGTGGATACTACGGGTCCTCAAGAGGTACCAAACTGTGCAGCACGATTCGTTCATGTAAGTGCTGCCCTCCTCAGGGCTAAAGTTAACATTGCATAAGAACTTACCCAAACAACGAAACAGACTGTACGGTATTACATAGTTTTATAATTAACAGTAAAGCTTGGGAATGGTACATATAGCAGTACACATGTTTCTTTTCTATCCTATACGTAGGTCTCATTGTCGGTACGTGTGCAAATCTTTTTATTCATCTGTTACAACTACCTGAAGTTCCATGTTTTCTATGCACATGCTAGCATATAAAAAGCTAGCTTTCTCAATCACCTTGCTTGCTTGTTGTCTATGTTGCATAAGAATGTTGCATTCAAGTCtgaaataacattaaacattgaAAACATGCATTTGTATTCTAACAAAGTAAattagttgtaatattttatctgctttttactttttaattataCTCGATATTTTATTGCTGACTAGTATCTCTTTAATGCAGTTgtgcttgagtgtgtgtgtgtgtgtgcaaacaaTTACAATTGCCTGTGTTTCAGCCACAATCCGGCTTCCCAGATGCATGCCAGGATGAAAGGTGCCATGCTCAAAGACACATCATCAGCCTGATGCCAGCAGATACACACGCTTAAAACATCACCCATTGACTGTGCACAAAACCGTCCATAATGATAGATGCCACGATAGAGACAGGCGATCCAGCGCCCCCTCGCGGACCATCCTGCCATCTCCGTGACGTCAATTCAGCACTGGGAATGAGACAGCTCCGTACCCCCCGAAACCCAGCGCGCCTCACGTTGCATGGGTCCCCAGTTATTGATACACATTTGCCCGCTGGGATCCATCCCAGCCACGTAAAACTCCTGGATAACGGGACAGGAAAAAGGAGAGACGGACAGAAAAACACACCGTTTGTTGTTCATCGTGAGGAAAACAGCAAGCCGAGCCCATCCTTTCACTTGACAACGCGACAACAAGCAGGCAGAAAGGTATGGGAATGTCATACGATTcgtttaaatgttcatttaacaGTCGGGTCTGGGATTACGATTCGTTTGCGTGTGATGCTCGGTTGCCCGCTCACATTGCACCAGTGAACTGGCGATGAAAGGCATACGAATCATCGTCGATGCTGAAACATCATATATGTGCAGCGATGAAGCGCACATTCCGTGTCATTTTTTGCGCCGGTGCCAACATTGAGTGAATGTACCGACGATGCGGCACTTTCACTTGGCACCGAGCATAGTAGGCATCGGGCTTGCAAACGCATGCCGCTGAATGTCAGCATCACATCCTCGGTTATTTTAAGATTGATCTCCCctgcatgaatgcatgcatgcatgcgtgtgtgtgtgtttgcaaccTCGCACAGGCccactgcttgttttttttattgcctgaTTTGCACGCTCCCGTTTCCTCCGTGATTCTTCTCATCTCATGTGGTGGTGCAGTCCAAGACACGGAGCGGCTGTGGGCTCTTTGAAATGGGCACatgtgccccccaccccctccaccctCCCACCCAAACACACGCTCAAAGTACACAGCCTCACAGAGGCGATTATGCAATTCATCTTTTTCTAGGCGTGCACGCAAAACTCTAGATTTGATGctatactttttttatattttatactggGAGACATATTTGGgggtggtggtgtgtgtgtgtgggggggggggggggtgttgctaTTTGAGTGACGAGCAGGTGACAGAGCAGCACTATACCTGCTTTGCTCGATTCATTCATAAAGAACATTTCCACTCTGTTGATGGCTCCACTGGGCAGGCTGCATGGCTCCCCATTCATAGGCAGCAGAATGAGGCTTCTACGCATGACCCAGGcagagcttgttttttttttttaaatgcgtaAAGAGCCATAGAACTGACTGATTGcacaaatttgtgttttttttcattgctgGTATAAAATACAAGcagattttcatttttcttatgTAATTATAGCAAttataatgcattttattcaaTCTTCTCCTTTAGGTTGTATTCCCAGCTTTTCATCCACCATCCACCCTAACCTGCTGGGTTGGGGAAACCCCTGATGAGTGGGACCTGTATTCATGAGCCCCGTGCCCCTTCCCCCTCCCTgtcaggcttcagcacccctgtATCAGAACCCCCCTATCGGAGACTCGATGGCGACACCCCTGCCTGCACCCCGGAAACGGACCTGACCCCCACACAGTGCGTCCTCCGAAACGTGCTGTCCATTGACACTGGTGGCTCGGGGGCACCAGGTGGCAGCAGTCCCACTCCCAGTGATGGACCTTCAGGCCACTTTGACAACAGTGTGCTAAAACTACATGATCATGACACCTGCCAGTGTGGCGGAGGAGCCGAGGCAGGCCACAGCCCGGAAGCTGGTGCTGTCCGGAGTCATTCGGAGAACATTCGGCTACAATCGGGTACTGGAGGGTTTTTGGAAGGACTCTTTGGATGCCTAAAACCTGTCTGGACCATGATCGGAAAGGCTTACTCAACCGAACACAAGCATAGCCATGAAGGTATGTGAGACTAGAAGCTGTATGTTTGATATAACCGTAATATAAGAAAACTTATATATAAGTAGGCCATTATTTGTATTGTGTGCATCAACAGTATGGCAGTGTCGACTACACACATCAGGTACAGAGAGTTTTAGCAGCTAGTCAGGGGGAAGCGTCATGTGCATCTGTCTCTGCTAAAGCGGGGCTCCAGAGAGCTTCACACTTCAATGGACCTCATGAAGAATAGATTCGCTTCCCTCTTTTGCTGTGCTTGGCACGTTTCTCTTTAGTCACCGAGATCTCTCGGTTATTTAAGGCATGTACAacagctgtttttccttttagCTACATGAAGCTGGGTACCAATATGTCGCTCCATTGATTCATTAGTCGTTAGCTCATTTGCTTGAACATGACAGGCATTGCTTTGCAGTACGCCCATCCCATGGTGTAGCATGCTCTGACTCCTTCCTGTCCCCACTGGCAAGACTGACATTTGGAAGCGTCACACTGTGGGGCAGAAATGAATTAAATGCTTCCTGCGAGGCCGCTACTGGCTGGGATTAAAAAGGAAAATCTGTGCAACACTGTGTTATCATGGCATTTATAAAaccttgtgtttttgtttacttgtCTGTGTCTGTTCAGAGTGTTGGGAGGTTCCGTTTGAGGAGATCTCAGACCTGCAATGGGTTGGCAGCGGGGCACAGGGGGCCGTCTTCCTCGGCAAGTTCCATGGAGAAGACGTGGCTGTAAAGAAAGTGCGAGACATCAAGGAGACCGAAATCAAACACCTTCGCAAACTCAAGCACCCCAACATCATTACTTTCAAGTAGGGAAACCTCTGTGTCCTACATTCAAGTTGTTTATCACCGCTTATCACCATCGCCGGTGCTGTCTTCTAGGGGTGTGTGCACCCAGGCTCCTTGTTACTGCATCTTGATGGAATACTGTGCCCAAGGCCAACTGTATGAGGTGCTGAGGGCAGGCCGTAAAATCACACCCTCCCTCCTGGTTGACTGGTCCATGGGCATTGCAGGAGGCATGAACTATCTACACCTTCATAAGATCATACACCGAGACCTCAAGTCCCCCAAGTAAGTCGACCATTCATCCCAAGTAgctttaaatgtgttatttggAGGATAACACAGGATACACATCTTTAGCCTGACGGTATAAAACCGGAATCTTGACATTTGATGGATacaatgttgctgtttttcagcATGTTGATCACACACGATGACCTGGTGAAGATCTCAGACTTTGGAACCTCAAAGGAGCTCAGTGACAAAAGCACTAAGATGTCCTTTGCAGGCACCGTAGCTTGGATGGCACCTGAAGTTATTCGGAATGAGCCGGTGTCGGAAAAAGTGGACATCTGGTAGGTCCCGACGGATGCTTTCAAGACCGTCTGAAAATACTTAAGATTTAACTTGACTTTCAGGTCATTTGGCGTGGTGCTATGGGAGATGCTAACTGGTGAGATACCTTATAAAGATGTGGATTCATCCGCCATCATCTGGGGTGTGGGAAACAACAGCCTCCAGCTGCCCATACCCGAGAGCTGCCCTGATGGCTTCAAGATCTTACTCAGACAATGCTGGTGagcaattattacatttatgttgTGCGGCCttggaggaagaaaaagaacaGATAAAGAGTGCAATGTTGTTTATCTATGATTGAGGGATTAATTTTGGCACAGTGTAAATACACACAGTTGTGTAAAATCTGGGTTTTGCAGGAACTGTAAACCCAGGAATAGGCCTTCTTTCCGTCAAATCCTTCTCCATCTGGACATAGCATCAGCTGACGTTCTTTCCACTCCTCAGGAGACGTACTTCAAGTCCCAGGTACTGTTGCTTCTCTTAGCATATTAAatgcaaacatactgtatgtgataccgtggaacctcggttttgcCGTTAATTTGTTGCAAAaggtcagattaaaaaaaaaaaaaaattcattaattttctaccgcttatcctcacgagggtcaggggggtgctggagcctatcccagctgtcttcgggtgagaggcggggtgcaccctggtctggtcgccagccaatcacagggcacatatagacaaacaaccattcacactcacattcatacctatggacaatttggagtcgccaattaacctagcatgtttttggaatgtgggaggaaaccggagtacctggagaaaacccatgcactgggagaacatgcaaactccacacagtgatggccgagggtggaattgaactcaggtctcctagctgtgaggcctgcacactaaccactcgtccgccgttcAGCCCCAAACAAAacatagatgtgtctgcacctactataccaaaacaaattcctagtatgtgtttgatcatacctggcaataaaccctttctgattctgattctgtagTGTCATCCATATTGGACTTGCGGTATCAAGACCAGATGTACACAGCCAATCACTCGCAGTCTTATTCCATCACCTGATACGGTCTGCCAAAAGTCAACTCTAACTAGACACAGATGCTTAACAGAAAATGTGCTCTCATCAGGCCGAATGGCGAGAGGAGGTGAAACAGCACTTTGAGAAGATTAAATCTGAGGGCACTTGTCTGCACCGACTCGATGAGGAGCTGATCAACCGACGCAGAGAAGAGCTCAGGTCGGTGTTTCGGAAACACACGCGCAGCATTTTCTTCGCTCGGCGGTGCTTTCATTGTTTGCTCGCACAAAGAGGCCACTTTTCACTCTCGGTC
It encodes:
- the aaas gene encoding aladin, with the translated sequence MCSLALFPPPLPSGHATLCESNNELLSGSTPEERLEQESSPLSLYFPRESLKLHSRTENSSKAAFLDHSETLWMRSAAAWRDGGFTGLLNEITNSHEEVPKWLSVSSGCILALLQKISSFHGSLFPHLTLSNENMIAEFSQALNWLDCVVRAFAWHPHADKFAVALLDDSIKIYNPKSATTPTLKHRLQRSVAALQWKPLCASGLAVACQNCLLVWNVDPCSLSTRPSSGCAQVLSHPGHSPVTSIAWSPSGSLLVSASPMDTAMMVWDVAAESCVPLQRVGGGGVSFLSWSTDGSRLLASTPSAVFRVWETRMWTCERWPCLKGRCQSGCWSPDGSRLLFTVQGETVIYALTFTDTPGVPTCTSKGGPQAAAVVADLSETTFNTPEGDIIVGGEIQSLTWDPRGERLAVLLKGDPQAARPAIIAVFKTRTKPIFELLPCGFVQGDPGAEPRLMQFHPNFQNGALLTVCWSTGRITHVPFYFLSGHLRQLGLNGSPSLPRPEERPTDHVNQSLFTELMS